The proteins below come from a single Acinonyx jubatus isolate Ajub_Pintada_27869175 chromosome A1, VMU_Ajub_asm_v1.0, whole genome shotgun sequence genomic window:
- the EGFLAM gene encoding pikachurin isoform X2 gives MRFKTTAKDGLLLWRGDSPMRPNSDFISLGLRDGALVFSYNLGSGVASIMVNGSFNDGRWHRVKAVRDGQSGKITVDDYGARTGKSPGMMRQLNINGALYVGGMKEIALHTNRQYMRGLVGCISHFTLSTDYHISLVEDAVDGKNINTCGAK, from the exons ATGAGGTTTAAGACAACTGCCAAAGATGGCCTGTTGTTGTGGAGGGGAGACAGCCCCATGAGACCCAACAGTGACTTCATTTCCTTGGGCCTTCGAGATGGAGCCCTGGTGTTCAG CTATAACCTGGGCAGCGGTGTGGCATCCATCATGGTTAATGGCTCCTTCAATGATGGTCGGTGGCACCGAGTCAAGGCTGTTAG GGATGGCCAATCTGGAAAGATAACTGTGGATGACTATGGGGCCAGAACAGGCAAATCACCTGGCATGATGAGGCAGCTCAACATCAATGGAGCTCTGTATGTGG GTGGAATGAAGGAAATTGCTCTGCACACTAACAGGCAATACATGCGAGGCCTTGTGGGCTGTATTTCTCATTTTACTCTGTCCACCGATTACCACATTTCCCTCGTGGAAGACGCCGTGGATGGGAAAAACATCAACACTTGTGGAGCCAAGTAA